The genomic segment AGAAACTCTTGATCGAGATCATAGAGCCGGAGGCGCGGGCGCACAGCGTGCGGCCCCCTCCGGCTCTTGCTTGGAACTGACTAGCCGATCACACCGGCCGTCTTGCCCGCCACCTGGATGATCTCGAGCGCCCGATCGATCTGCGCGGCCGTGTGGGTGGCCATCAGGCTCGTCCTGATCCGCGAGGAGTTCTCAGGCACCGCGGGGGCGATCACCGGGTTCGTGAAGACCCCTCCTTCGAAGAGGCACTTCCAGAATCTGAAGGTCCTGAGGGTGTTGCCCACGATGATCGGGATGATCGGGGTGCAGCAGGTCCCCACGTCGAATCCCATCGAGACCAGGCCGTCCCGTAGCCGGTGGGCGTTGGCCCACAGCCGGTCGCGGCGCTCGGGCTCCTGCCGAAGGATCTCGACACACTTGCTGACGGTCGCCACGGCGTAGGGGGGAAGGCTCGCGCTGAAGATGAGCGATCGGGAATGATGCTTAACGAAGCTGATGACGTACTCATCGCCGGCGGCGAAGCCTCCGATCGAGGCGAACGACTTGCTGAACGTCCCCATGAGGAGATCGACGCTCTGCGTCACTCCAAAGTGCTCGTGTGTTCCGCCGCCGGTCGCGCCCATCACGCCGATCGAGTGGGCCTCGTCCACCATCAGGCGGGCGCCGTATCGCTTCGCGAGGGGGACGATCTCGGGAAGATCGGCGAGGTCGCCTTCCATGCTGAAGACGCCGTCGACCACGACCAGGATGCCCCCCGGATGGCTCCTGGCCTTCTGAAGGCTCTTCTCCAAATCCCCGATGTCATTGTGTCGAAAGCGATAGACGGCCCCTTGGGAGAGCTGCGTCCCGTCGATGATGCTCGCGTGGTCGAGCTTGTCGATGATCACCGAGTCGCCCTTCCCGACAACGCTTGAGATCACGCCGAGGTTGACTTGGAAGCCGGTCGAGAAGACGAGGGCCGCCTCCTTGCCGACGAGCCGCGCAAGGTCGACCTCGAGCTTCTCATGCAGATCGAGATTGCCGTTCAGGAACCGGCTTCCCGTGCAGCCGCTCCCGTACTGCCGAGCTGCGGCTTCGGCCGCCTCGAGGACGCGGGGATCGTGGGTCAAGCCGAGGTAGTTGTTGGAGCCCAGCATGATCATCTGGTGCCCGTCAACCGTGACCTCGGTTCCCTCCGAGTTCGAGATCGGCACGAAGTAGGGATAGAGCCCCGCGGCCTTGGCCTCTTTGACCCTCGTGAATGCGTGGCAGCGCGCAAACAGATCGGGAGCGGCGGTCTCGGTTCCGCGCGGCAGGGGCCGATCCTGTGCGGCACGGGGATTCATGGCATCCAGTTCCCTCATCCAAGATAGCGAAC from the Candidatus Eisenbacteria bacterium genome contains:
- a CDS encoding aminotransferase class I/II-fold pyridoxal phosphate-dependent enzyme, with the translated sequence MNPRAAQDRPLPRGTETAAPDLFARCHAFTRVKEAKAAGLYPYFVPISNSEGTEVTVDGHQMIMLGSNNYLGLTHDPRVLEAAEAAARQYGSGCTGSRFLNGNLDLHEKLEVDLARLVGKEAALVFSTGFQVNLGVISSVVGKGDSVIIDKLDHASIIDGTQLSQGAVYRFRHNDIGDLEKSLQKARSHPGGILVVVDGVFSMEGDLADLPEIVPLAKRYGARLMVDEAHSIGVMGATGGGTHEHFGVTQSVDLLMGTFSKSFASIGGFAAGDEYVISFVKHHSRSLIFSASLPPYAVATVSKCVEILRQEPERRDRLWANAHRLRDGLVSMGFDVGTCCTPIIPIIVGNTLRTFRFWKCLFEGGVFTNPVIAPAVPENSSRIRTSLMATHTAAQIDRALEIIQVAGKTAGVIG